In Tachypleus tridentatus isolate NWPU-2018 chromosome 7, ASM421037v1, whole genome shotgun sequence, a genomic segment contains:
- the LOC143255218 gene encoding uncharacterized protein LOC143255218 isoform X2: MVFSQNGLISKKNCKMSDADQKHSSSQGGHFTASHPSSASKCSVPSNAVLDHTSGTTLCVPPFAPQPGIGQQIGDPVTSITRSTATPSVSSSDCSIHEFCYYFQQFIFISAIMTGSALVVAGAIMHAQNGELLVFVYIGVLLVGVNTVLLMIQCYVRRKQKKRARAYSAGRRPQDNRAVHYSVLSTNPPVSVPVSHTQPTTLTFDGNSRYPYHHRIHSDAPHPMYGDWRGPQQYGAKTSVEAGQHGHYILPIPTSQAPPTFRSRSVMSNTRYTKENFPHSPPLNQHSSHRPIVTPQGSQLPTPRSDCMPFDSHTPSGPPPSYNELLHSGRLPQDGTTVHIL; encoded by the exons taagAAAAATTGTAAGATGTCTGATGCCGATCAAAAGCACTCGTCTTCTCAAGGTGGCCACTTTACTGCATCTCATCCATCTAGTGCATCAAAGTGTTCGGTTCCAAGCAATGCTGTCCTAGATCACACCAGTGGTACAACTCTATGTGTTCCTCCATTTGCTCCACAACCTGGCATAGGACAGCAAATTGGTGACCCAGTCACGAGTATAACCCGTAGTACAGCCACTCCATCAGTGTCCTCCTCGGACTGTAGTATACATGAATTTTGCTACTATTTTCAgcagttcatatttatttctgCCATTATGACTGGAAGTGCACTTGTTGTTGCTGGTGCTATTATGCATGCCCAGAATGGAGAGCTCTTGGTGTTTGtgtacattggtgttttgttagTTGGTGTCAACACTGTTTTACTTATGATTCAATGTTATGTGAGAAGAAAACAGAAAAAGCGGGCTCGGGCCTATTCGGCAGGCCGGCGTCCACAGGATAACAGAGCTGTACACTACAGTGTTCTTAGTACAAATCCACCAGTTAGTGTTCCTGTTTCACACACACAGCCTACTACATTAACATTTGATGGTAATTCTAGATACCCCTACCACCACAGGATTCATTCTGATGCCCCACATCCTATGTATGGAGACTGGAGGGGTCCTCAGCAATATGGAGCTAAGACCTCTGTGGAAGCTGGACAACATGGTCACTACATACTGCCTATTCCAACTTCTCAGGCTCCTCCCACGTTTCGATCAAGATCTGTTATGAGCAACACGCGCTACACAAAGGAGAACTTCCCTCATTCTCCACCTCTGAATCAGCATTCCTCGCATAGACCCATAGTAACACCACAGGGTTCTCAACTTCCTACCCCCAG AAGTGACTGTATGCCATTTGACTCTCATACTCCATCTGGCCCACCACCAAGTTATAACGAGCTTCTCCATTCGGGAAGATTACCACAAGATGGCACCACAGTCCACATTCTCTGA
- the LOC143255218 gene encoding uncharacterized protein LOC143255218 isoform X1 produces MFLFNVEVQKLVNKKNCKMSDADQKHSSSQGGHFTASHPSSASKCSVPSNAVLDHTSGTTLCVPPFAPQPGIGQQIGDPVTSITRSTATPSVSSSDCSIHEFCYYFQQFIFISAIMTGSALVVAGAIMHAQNGELLVFVYIGVLLVGVNTVLLMIQCYVRRKQKKRARAYSAGRRPQDNRAVHYSVLSTNPPVSVPVSHTQPTTLTFDGNSRYPYHHRIHSDAPHPMYGDWRGPQQYGAKTSVEAGQHGHYILPIPTSQAPPTFRSRSVMSNTRYTKENFPHSPPLNQHSSHRPIVTPQGSQLPTPRSDCMPFDSHTPSGPPPSYNELLHSGRLPQDGTTVHIL; encoded by the exons taagAAAAATTGTAAGATGTCTGATGCCGATCAAAAGCACTCGTCTTCTCAAGGTGGCCACTTTACTGCATCTCATCCATCTAGTGCATCAAAGTGTTCGGTTCCAAGCAATGCTGTCCTAGATCACACCAGTGGTACAACTCTATGTGTTCCTCCATTTGCTCCACAACCTGGCATAGGACAGCAAATTGGTGACCCAGTCACGAGTATAACCCGTAGTACAGCCACTCCATCAGTGTCCTCCTCGGACTGTAGTATACATGAATTTTGCTACTATTTTCAgcagttcatatttatttctgCCATTATGACTGGAAGTGCACTTGTTGTTGCTGGTGCTATTATGCATGCCCAGAATGGAGAGCTCTTGGTGTTTGtgtacattggtgttttgttagTTGGTGTCAACACTGTTTTACTTATGATTCAATGTTATGTGAGAAGAAAACAGAAAAAGCGGGCTCGGGCCTATTCGGCAGGCCGGCGTCCACAGGATAACAGAGCTGTACACTACAGTGTTCTTAGTACAAATCCACCAGTTAGTGTTCCTGTTTCACACACACAGCCTACTACATTAACATTTGATGGTAATTCTAGATACCCCTACCACCACAGGATTCATTCTGATGCCCCACATCCTATGTATGGAGACTGGAGGGGTCCTCAGCAATATGGAGCTAAGACCTCTGTGGAAGCTGGACAACATGGTCACTACATACTGCCTATTCCAACTTCTCAGGCTCCTCCCACGTTTCGATCAAGATCTGTTATGAGCAACACGCGCTACACAAAGGAGAACTTCCCTCATTCTCCACCTCTGAATCAGCATTCCTCGCATAGACCCATAGTAACACCACAGGGTTCTCAACTTCCTACCCCCAG AAGTGACTGTATGCCATTTGACTCTCATACTCCATCTGGCCCACCACCAAGTTATAACGAGCTTCTCCATTCGGGAAGATTACCACAAGATGGCACCACAGTCCACATTCTCTGA
- the LOC143255218 gene encoding uncharacterized protein LOC143255218 isoform X3 produces MSDADQKHSSSQGGHFTASHPSSASKCSVPSNAVLDHTSGTTLCVPPFAPQPGIGQQIGDPVTSITRSTATPSVSSSDCSIHEFCYYFQQFIFISAIMTGSALVVAGAIMHAQNGELLVFVYIGVLLVGVNTVLLMIQCYVRRKQKKRARAYSAGRRPQDNRAVHYSVLSTNPPVSVPVSHTQPTTLTFDGNSRYPYHHRIHSDAPHPMYGDWRGPQQYGAKTSVEAGQHGHYILPIPTSQAPPTFRSRSVMSNTRYTKENFPHSPPLNQHSSHRPIVTPQGSQLPTPRSDCMPFDSHTPSGPPPSYNELLHSGRLPQDGTTVHIL; encoded by the exons ATGTCTGATGCCGATCAAAAGCACTCGTCTTCTCAAGGTGGCCACTTTACTGCATCTCATCCATCTAGTGCATCAAAGTGTTCGGTTCCAAGCAATGCTGTCCTAGATCACACCAGTGGTACAACTCTATGTGTTCCTCCATTTGCTCCACAACCTGGCATAGGACAGCAAATTGGTGACCCAGTCACGAGTATAACCCGTAGTACAGCCACTCCATCAGTGTCCTCCTCGGACTGTAGTATACATGAATTTTGCTACTATTTTCAgcagttcatatttatttctgCCATTATGACTGGAAGTGCACTTGTTGTTGCTGGTGCTATTATGCATGCCCAGAATGGAGAGCTCTTGGTGTTTGtgtacattggtgttttgttagTTGGTGTCAACACTGTTTTACTTATGATTCAATGTTATGTGAGAAGAAAACAGAAAAAGCGGGCTCGGGCCTATTCGGCAGGCCGGCGTCCACAGGATAACAGAGCTGTACACTACAGTGTTCTTAGTACAAATCCACCAGTTAGTGTTCCTGTTTCACACACACAGCCTACTACATTAACATTTGATGGTAATTCTAGATACCCCTACCACCACAGGATTCATTCTGATGCCCCACATCCTATGTATGGAGACTGGAGGGGTCCTCAGCAATATGGAGCTAAGACCTCTGTGGAAGCTGGACAACATGGTCACTACATACTGCCTATTCCAACTTCTCAGGCTCCTCCCACGTTTCGATCAAGATCTGTTATGAGCAACACGCGCTACACAAAGGAGAACTTCCCTCATTCTCCACCTCTGAATCAGCATTCCTCGCATAGACCCATAGTAACACCACAGGGTTCTCAACTTCCTACCCCCAG AAGTGACTGTATGCCATTTGACTCTCATACTCCATCTGGCCCACCACCAAGTTATAACGAGCTTCTCCATTCGGGAAGATTACCACAAGATGGCACCACAGTCCACATTCTCTGA